One stretch of Rhipicephalus sanguineus isolate Rsan-2018 chromosome 10, BIME_Rsan_1.4, whole genome shotgun sequence DNA includes these proteins:
- the LOC119372381 gene encoding sodium- and chloride-dependent glycine transporter 1-like, whose amino-acid sequence MTSTLPVRVPDGKAGGDDEVESEDESSSEEEEPELPGEARATWGNQCELFLSCLGLSMGLGSFWRMPSLVRANGGAAFLVSYVVVSLTVAKPVFFMELFLGQFSSLGSVGVWRCAPIGKGIGVCMCYVSVLISVYFVCFTAHAMLFVWNSLGDRLPWATCDEKWGADAACFVRQPGMVPCKDVTRWLYDHYAHANVTKGREVAYGDMVFYVPEGVYTNMTGGCQYGTDTAAEQFYFHRILGLSEGVDVAGNFRIDTLACIGICWVLLYLSASGNIRFSRKVVCMTSLVSYALLSVLLCRGLVRLPGAELGIRYMLKPEWSKLLNIKVWYEAVQHSLLSGGVSTGVIINLGSFNHFSSGTYTVVAGVALAEVLLGLMSGAVVFSVLGSQSERLGTPIEELARHGLSLFFLSFTEAVAEVDYACVWSAGFFSAFVIIALDSNCLVVESVLTPLGDGFTCVRTRRPRTAFACSLVGFFASMPLAMQNGIYMAFLLDTYVCGMLVPMIAFAEICVVVVFYGVTRLGLDFEFATGRRQCCYINLCLRVFAPCVLGFAMLFSLFGRQRDLYFESYRYPLGAKMMGWCVSAFGLLQIPLFAYAELYQAHFEFGAVCRPKLIWGPDNPELFEGYLAFIGKRGGIKPPMMSPPLTVLTKASPLGSPTISTGKTVVGAAAYQRKPVKAGTVRVALPEDAVSEGDVMKETRPFREAAIRRMSVATGHTPNELKRMEVLRKLRRLNASAGLATETTESEPKERSELPPDAAEREQSLTTAAPLIRLEPVAPPVAPPIGVPPPAPETHEVSATVSPGATHLEGGRAKRKAKGHITISAPTPQPDAEDRPKMSAYARRRSTIHGPPVLGYSDILRRPSIKVTLLEPVSESDPDLEKQAAEQVRRVVKDFRRKSIAVMRKMQSRMSVSGPGADSQPEGGPQPRRSVSGENFLLGRPSISVPPDLSDARRSMSISSSLADPRRSVSLESVSSYEGLPRRPSGVGPSGGLHPELSASRPSVIGPGLPPRRLFFASSRPSVGGPYDHRRASTRSSVSGAASGGSPPGGRSARSSGESGAFSPEELARLRAIARASTSSGQDDE is encoded by the exons ATGACCAGTACCTTGCCAGTTCGTGTACCGGACGGTAAAGCCGGTGGTGATGACGAGGTTGAGAGTGAGGACGAGAGCAGCTCGGAGGAGGAGGAGCCCGAGCTGCCCGGAGAGGCCCGCGCCACTTGGGGAAACCAGTGCGAACTGTTTCTCTCCTGCCTCGGACTGTCCATGGGACTTGGAAGCTTCTGGAGAATGCCGTCGCTCGTCAGGGCGAACGGTGGAG CCGCCTTCCTCGTCTCGTACGTGGTGGTGTCGCTGACCGTGGCCAAGCCGGTGTTCTTCATGGAGCTCTTCCTGGGACAGTTCTCGAGCCTGGGCTCTGTCGGCGTCTGGCGATGCGCGCCCATCGGTAAAG GTATCGGCGTGTGCATGTGCTACGTGAGCGTGCTCATCAGCGTGTACTTCGTGTGCTTCACGGCGCACGCCATGCTGTTCGTGTGGAATTCGCTGGGCGACCGGCTGCCGTGGGCCACGTGCGACGAGAAGTGGGGCGCCGACGCCGCCTGCTTCGTGCGCCAGCCCGGAATG gtgcCTTGCAAGGACGTGACGCGGTGGCTGTACGACCACTACGCTCACGCCAACGTGACCAAGGGACGCGAAGTGGCGTACGGAGACATGGTCTTCTACGTGCCCGAAGGCGTGTACACCAACATGACCGGCGGATGCCAGTACGGCACCGACACGGCCGCCGAGCAGTTCTACTT CCATCGCATCCTGGGCCTGAGCGAGGGCGTGGACGTTGCTGGCAACTTCCGCATCGACACGCTCGCCTGCATCGGCATCTGCTGGGTCCTCCTCTACTTGAGCGCCTCCGGGAACATACGGTTCTCCAGGAAG GTTGTGTGCATGACGTCACTCGTGTCGTACGCACTGCTGTCGGTTCTCCTGTGCCGCGGACTCGTGCGGTTGCCCGGGGCCGAACTCGGCATTCGCTACATGCTCAAGCCGGAGTGGAGCAAGCTACTCAACATCAAG GTGTGGTACGAGGCGGTACAGCACAGCCTCCTGAGCGGCGGAGTCTCCACCGGCGTCATCATCAACTTGGGCAGCTTCAACCACTTCTCCAGCGGAACCTACAC GGTAGTTGCGGGCGTGGCCCTGGCCGAAGTGCTGCTAGGCCTGATGAGCGGCGCCGTGGTCTTCTCGGTGTTGGGCAGCCAATCAGAGCGCCTGGGCACGCCCATCGAGGAACTCGCGCGCCACG GGTTGagcctcttcttcctctccttcaCCGAGGCCGTGGCCGAGGTGGACTACGCATGCGTGTGGAGCGCCGGCTTCTTCAGCGCCTTCGTAATAATCGCGCTCGATTCCAAC TGTCTCGTGGTGGAGTCGGTGCTGACGCCGCTCGGCGACGGGTTTACCTGCGTGCGCACCCGAAGACCACGGACGGCGTTCGCCTGTAGCCTAGTCGGGTTCTTCGCCTCCATGCCGCTGGCGATGCAG AACGGCATCTACATGGCTTTCCTTCTCGACACGTACGTGTGTGGCATGCTGGTACCAATGATCGCATTCGCCGAAATCTGCGTCGTTGTCGTATTTTACG GAGTGACGAGGCTGGGATTAGACTTCGAGTTCGCGACGGGCCGTCGCCAGTGCTGCTACATTAATCTCTGCCTGCGCGTGTTCGCACCCTGCGTTCTCGGA TTCGCGATGCTGTTCTCACTGTTCGGCCGGCAGCGGGACTTATACTTCGAGAGCTACAGGTACCCGCTGGGCGCCAAGATGATGGGCTGGTGCGTCTCCGCCTTTGGGCTGCTGCAGATACCGCTCTTCGCGTACGCCGAGCTCTACCAGGCGCACTTC GAATTCGGTGCTGTTTGTCGGCCCAAGCTGATATGGGGACCCGACAACCCGGAACTTTTCGAGGGATACCTGGCGTTCATCGGAAAGCGCGGCGGCATCAAACCTCCGATGATGTCGCCTCCTCTGACCGTCCTCACCAAG GCGAGCCCTCTTGGCAGCCCGACTATTAGCACGGGGAAAACGGTTGTCGGTGCGGCTGCGTACCAGCGCAAACCGGTTAAAGCCGGCACCGTCCGAGTCGCACTGCCCGAGGACGCGGTGTCAGAAGGGGACGTGATGAAGGAAACGCGCCCCTTCCGAGAGGCCGCCATCCGTCGCATGTCGGTGGCGACAGGCCACACTCCCAACGAGCTGAAGCGAATGGAGGTGCTGCGTAAACTACGCAGGTTGAACGCGTCCGCCGGTTTGGCCACGGAAACCACGGAGTCGGAGCCGAAGGAACGCTCCGAGCTTCCGCCGGACGCTGCGGAACGAGAACAATCGCTAACGACGGCAGCGCCGCTGATCCGGCTGGAACCGGTTGCTCCTCCGGTGGCGCCGCCTATAGGCGTCCCACCGCCAGCTCCGGAAACGCACGAAGTCAGCGCGACCGTGTCTCCGGGAGCGACGCACCTGGAAGGCGGTCGCGCCAAGCGTAAGGCCAAGGGTCACATCACCATCAGCGCACCGACGCCGCAGCCGGACGCCGAGGACAGACCCAAGATGTCGGCGTACGCGCGCAGGAGGAGTACCATCCACGGTCCGCCCGTGTTGGGCTACAGCGATATTCTGCGAAGACCTAGCATCAAGGTGACGCTGCTCGAGCCCGTGTCCGAGTCCGATCCCGACCTCGAGAAGCAAGCGGCCGAACAGGTCAGGAGGGTCGTCAAAGACTTTCGGAGAAAGTCCATCGCCGTGATGCGCAAGATGCAGTCCAGGATGTCCGTCAGCGGTCCAGGCGCCGACTCGCAGCCCGAAGGAGGACCTCAACCGCGCCGTTCCGTGAGCGGAGAGAACTTCCTTCTGGGTCGGCCTTCCATCAGCGTTCCTCCGGACTTGTCGGACGCGCGACGGTCCATGAGCATTTCTTCCAGTCTAGCAGATCCTCGGAGATCCGTCAGCCTGGAAAGTGTCTCGTCGTACGAAGGTCTTCCTCGACGTCCCAGCGGAGTCGGACCTTCAGGCGGACTCCATCCGGAGCTATCCGCCTCGCGtccctccgtgatcggtcccGGACTTCCTCCGCGAAGACTGTTCTTCGCCTCTTCCAGGCCTTCCGTCGGCGGGCCGTACGATCACCGCCGGGCCTCGACGCGGTCGTCGGTGAGCGGGGCGGCCAGCGGCGGCAGCCCTCCCGGGGGCCGCTCGGCTCGTTCGTCCGGCGAGTCGGGAGCTTTTTCCCCTGAAGAACTGGCTCGACTACGAGCGATCGCCCGGGCGTCAACATCGTCCGGCCAGGACGACGAGTGA